The Takifugu flavidus isolate HTHZ2018 chromosome 16, ASM371156v2, whole genome shotgun sequence genome contains the following window.
GTCTCCCAGGAACAGGTAGTTGGCTTCTGGTGGGAAGCCCCCATACTCAAACAGCCTCAGCAGATCTGTGTACTGGCCATGGATGTCGCCTGTAAGAGGTGAGCCGAAGGTTATTTTCAGATTTCTATGCTGATGGGAAATTAGCCGGGATTCTGACAATTCGGGTTAATCATCAAAACGAAAGGACACCTAAACATATCTGCACAGGCCAGCTTTAATTTTAACAGCCATCCTGGGATTCAAGGTCAGCTTCAGCTGGGCGGCGCTGTGCTCCCTTACGGTTCTGCCTCAGAGCCACGGCCTGCTTCCTTTTATATGCCGTAGCAACCGAGCTGCCCCGGACACAGCCGGCGGCAGAAAGGCTCACCAGAAACAGCCCGGAGGAAAATGCCAGGGTCCATCATGACCGAAGCACAGAGGGACGTTTCCAAACACGTATTACGGACCGCTAACCTCTGCAGCCGTCTTATAAAACGACCAGCACAAACGCCGAACTTCATCTCATGAAAACACTGGCAGGAGTTTATGGGTTCCTTTACTCTGTTTAGGCAACAtttgcagaaataaaacacttctttGGGATGGAGCAAAATAGGTCCGACTTGCATGAATCCGTGAACTGCGGCAGGGCTGAGGTTTGCCCGGGGTTTAAAATGTAGGATAAGTGCTGCCACAGAATGGAGGCGTGCACAGAGCCAACTAACAAAAGAGTTCTTTTCTACACTCAGTAAAGGTCCTTTTATAGCTGACATGCAATGCTGGGGATTTTGCAGAGGATTAAGATGGCGGGGTGCAGTTCATTATCATCAAACTGGGATAATTTGGGAGCTGGATGAATGGATAAATAAGCATGGAAATGACAAGACAAATTAAATATTGGAGGTGTCTCACTTCTTTAGTTTAACTCCATGTGTTATTGTTGAGGTGAGGAACCTAATCTACGTGGCCTTAATGAATAAATGAGCAGTTCACTCTTCAAAGCTGTTCTGAAAGTTTGGATTAATCACTCCCGTGACTCAACCTGTGCGCAGTAACAAGACCCTCATTCATATTTGAGCATAGGTGCTAAGGTTACAGCGGCACGAACAAGTGTCGGACTCTCCCGTTACCGTGACAGCAGCTTGACAAGAACGGTCGGCAGCTTTTATCGGTGAGAAGAACTCACAGCAGAACTGATGCAGCAGAATTATAGTCCTACACCACTGAAACACCAAACACTGGGAATTATGGGAGCATGCATGTAAACTGTGAGTGCGCGAGAGCTTGTGTACCGTGGACAATAGATGGTTCAGAGCTGTTTATACTTACAACAGCAGCGAGAAGGGAAGCGATCAGCTATGTGGGGGTGTGCAGAGATGTGGAGGTGTCAGCTCCCCATAGTTTGGGAGTGTTTTTAACTGCCATAGATGTGTGCGAGTGGCATAAATGTATCCTTATTAAAGTCAAGGTTGGAGAAATGGAATGGAGTAATTGACcctctggaaaaaaaagcacTCAAGTACTGACCACAGATCTTCAGAggggcctccagctccagcaggatGGGCTGGCTGAGGAAGATCTCCCTGGATTTGATGCAGAGGCCCCGGACCTCGGCCTCCGTCATCTGGACCACCTTCCCCGGGCGGCATCCTCTCACTGGTGTCAAGAGAAAGAGACGTTTCATTTCTGACACAGGCCATCACTGTCCTAAAGACACATGGGCGCTGACAAGTTTATCAATGTGACAATAAGGGGACCAAATTCCACAGCATGGAGGAAATAACCTGGAATCAGCATTGAGTATCTGATCAACTGTGGCAGTGATGCTTCTGTGGCCTCAGACATGCTGAAGAACCCCACTGCTGAGACTAGGAGAGCAGCACGCATCTCCAGAACCAACGTGGGTTTGTTGGCTGCAGATTTGCAATGTTCTGGCAGCTCTGGGTGCAGATTTAATGATGAAGGAAAGATGAGCAGGGGACTGAAAATGCTGGCAACAATCAGCCGCTGAGTAAAAATAGtctaaaatgtctttaaattgGCATTCCAGATTTAAAGTCCATGTGTGGATCTGCCCGGAGAGTGTAAAAGAAATAACGTAGTGCTGTATGAAGGCAGGGTTTCATCAGATCAGACAGGGGCGCTCTGTTCTGCCCTCAGATCTGTAGGCCAGGGCTTTAACCCATCATTATGTTCTTGAGAACATAATCACGAGGGGCAAAGGCTGAAATGACCAAATGATAAGGGTTTATaaccacacacacctacaggtttggtgtgtgtgtgtgtgtataaaaagCAGCATGGTGTTCCAGCATGTTTCGTTTCAAGGAATAAAACAGTTTCACACCTTCGACTGCAGCGCACAATGCCGCAAAGAGCCCTTGTGTAATTTCTGAAAGCTTCAAGGCCTTAAAAAGCCATCCTGAAAATTAAACCAAATAACGTCCATCTTATCTAATCAGCGTCTCAGACCAGTTTAGTTCCATCGCCCTGCCTGTCCAAGTCAGTTATGCCATAAAAACCAGGCAGAAACCCAACCTCAGAGCTGAATACTGGCTGAAATCTAATCAATAAAAGACTACATCCCAGTTTCTCCCAAACTGAAAAGGCTGGCACTCTTGTCTGATCAGGATTGTGCCTGATACCAGGAGCTTTTCCTCATGGTCGCTAGTAAAACTATATCAGGGCTACTATCCAATACGGCATCATTCATTAAGCTTAAAAGAAATTGCATCCATCTTAATCTGTCACCTCTCCTGTGACCAACTCCCAATCCATAGAAAAGCACCGAACATTCGGAGTGATGACAACATGACAAGCAGAGCCGTGGAAGACTCAAGAGCGAAGCTGGCGTGCACGGGTGTGCGCGGGTGTGCACGGTTGTTACCCGCCAATCTCGATTCATCCAAAAGCACAAGAGCTTTCGGGATTTTCCCCATTGTAAACCTTATTCAGGTGTGCAAACTGAATCGGCCACCAAATGTACTGTGCATTAACATCATATAGCAGTGACAACAACACAGCTACAACCTATCAGCCGCTACTGTCGTTTTAGCTCAAAATGTCACACATTAACCGTAATAAGTGATACCCAACCGTCCAAAGATGGAAATACACACAATAGGGACATCTGAATAAGAGCGGGCTGTAAATGGACATGGAAAGAGTCGTTTCTCCGGATAACTAGATGAAGGCGTTCACGGCTACGATGTTTATAAACACGGCGGGCTAACGGTGATGTTAGCCGAAGCTAACCGCAGGACTAGCCTTGTTAGCCCGACCTACTACGATTTTCAGGCCTCTCCCGTGTCAAAGTCGTCGGTTTGGGGGGAAATGTACCATCCGTTTAAGACGCCGCAAACAGAAATCTGCGTTTAACGCCAGCGACCGGGCAGAAATCACTCACCTTCCAGAAGCCGAGAGATGAGGCTGTCTACGTTTAATTCGCCCTCCGCCATCTTCGCACTGATGAGGCGCAATCGGCTCCAGCCACCGACGCCAGGGGGCGCACTTTATCAGAGGGAGAGGCGCCTaaacattttgatttaaaacaaatagACTGGTGGCAAAACAGTTAATATCAGCCCTTAAATCTAAATAATTTACTAAAATATGTTAAATTCATCAACTATAATCAATAGTgcacagtattttttttttttactgtggcAATGTGATTATAGCACAACAAATATTCCGTTTGCGTGATAAGAGAGGATGTCTTTGCGTTAGCAATCGTAACTGGGACACAAAATGTGCTTATGTATGATACACTGCACGGCTGGTTTTCTTAATATCTAAATATGGTTGTATTTCCTGGTTACATTAAAAAACCCATGAAAGAAAGTGCATAGTGTATACTGCAAATCCTATGCAAAATGTCCAGAACTTGTAGATAACATCTACCAGCATATATGTAAACGCTGCTACATATGTTGAGGAAGGTCCTGAGGTAAACATTGTGCATATCGCTCCACTGAATCTATATTAAAACTGATGACTCTGAGTTTTTTCTCATGTATTGCATAACAAAcctttttattctgtcttaTTTGTTAATTATTTGCAGAGAATGGTGTAACATTTCTTCCAGAAATGTTTTTAGTGTTCCAGAATGAGAATTATTATAAAGATTTGGAGTCAAAAGTGATACAGTTGGCATTGTTTATTCTAAACAATGTCCTCATTTTCACCCCAAACAACATGGTTTCTACGACTACTATAAATATcagtgttcttttattttttagggTTTTAATGCTTTCCCATCAATAGTCCACAACAAATGACAataaggaggagggggggttgggggcacTTTAAAACAAAGTGCCCCTCAGCTCCACAGCAGACGTCATCAGCCTCTTGTTTCTCTTGGctctgcaggagaggaggagccaggTCACCACACAGCCAGTCAGGAGGCCAGTGACAGCCAGCACAGCAGTCAGCCATACTGGAACTGTATTAGTGCAGTCAGCGGGGAGGGGCTGCCCCGTGCTCTGCGTTGCGGAGGCGGTGGAACTCTCAGAGGGAGCTGTGCTGGCTGTTCCCGGTGCCGCCGTGGTCGATGGTAGAAAACTGTTGACTTTGGTGAAGATGTAAGGATGCTCCTAGAACGCACACAGTAGCCAATAGCGGCCCGCTTTTTGTCactgcacgtgcacacaagGGAAATAATAAATTCCAGCTGGGTCTGCAGTAGCTTCTTACCTCGCTGGGGCATTTGATGGTGTTTCTGGCATTTGCAAAATCGTTGTATGTCTGTTTTTTACCCACTGGCTCTAACTAAAGACATCAACACGAGGTATCTCGGTCAAGTCCATGACTAAGCTGCAGAAAAatatgacagaaaaaaagaaaaatccctggTCTTGCCAGACTCACCATGTTGTTCCACATGGCAGCAGCCATGTCAGCATGTCCCCGTTCACTGAAGTGGAAACAGTCCACAGAGAAGTAGGTGGTGTCAGGTTTGctgtcctggaaaaaaaaatattacagaGTGTGTAGGAGTTTTGCAGAAAGAACTTGTTAATGCCCTTAAGCTAGAATTTGTGTTTAAAGCACATCTAAGGCTCAAGAATAGTTGAAGGCCTTACAGCATTTAAAGGAACAACAGTGTTCTTTAAAAAGGGCTGAACAACCACAGCGAAGTCTTTCTTGTCTTCATAGCGTCCGCCGTACACCAGATTTTCAGTTTTGATCTAAGGTTGCAAATAAATAtagtatttttaattatttgttcatttatatgGATGGGAGACACGAATAACAACACCAGGATGCCAAACAGATATAAAGCAACCAGAACATCATCCGTAAAATGCAGCCCAAAGTAGCCATGACACGAGTTAGTGGCACAGAGCTATGCTGATAATAACATCGATATGTCACACAGAAATAAACGATGACCACGAACACTTGTCCTCTAACCTGTAGTTCACGATTGAAGCGCTTAGCTTCAGCCAGCTCCAGGGAATTCTCCCCTGCTAACAGGAAGCAGGGGCAGACATACTTTTGTAACACACTGCACCCCAGGCTATCCCTCTTTATCTTGCGAAGGCCATCCACTTCCAGGACCTCCAAGACGTGGACGATCGTCCTGGGAACCTACcagcaaaagaggaaaatatttaTACTCAACAAGCTGATGATATTTAATGCTTTACCCACGATCTTTTAAGAGATGAGCCTTTATTATTTGTACTTTAATGCTTCTTTAGGAAATTTTACCTCTCTGTAGAGCATATCCAAGCTTGTCATCATATGAAGGCTGTAGTTCTGAGGGGACATGGAGGCCTAAAGACCAAAACAGCAATGAGATCACTCATAATGATTCATAGTTAAGTCTAAATGAATGGTACATCCTCATGCTTTTTTCATTCATAAGTGAAAAAGAGCTGACAGCTTGCAACATTCCCGAGCTGACAAGCAACTACTGTCGAAACCCAAGATGTCAGAGCCATAGTCTGAGAGCTCATCCAACATTGATGCTGTGCTTTGATATTCCGCTTCAAACAAGTGCATCAAAGATGCACGACCCTGTTAGAGCAGAACCAGGATGGAGACAAGTGAAAGAACAAGGAAAGTGGAGGCAAAAGGGCAGAAAAGAGGAGGGTGAGGCAGAGGCTGAGCTAACCTCTGACCGGATTTTCGCCTTGTGGAGagtggactttttttttgagCGACAGAATTAGCCAAGAAGGAAAACCTTGTATGCCCTCATCTTACGCTGACACGACGAAACAATAGCAGCGCTGTCCTCAAAGCTTTATTATTCTGCTCTAGTGAACGGTCCACTTTGAAGGGTGATATCATGAGTCCGCTCTGTACACAGCACGCACCACTGTGCCACCACAGTGTTTCTAAACCAGCCCTCATAATTCCAGAATTTGCAACTCACGCGGTCATTGCAGAACTGACACAGGTCATTTCCTCCTATGAACAGGGTCACCAGCTTCCAGTCGTTCTGGAAATCTACCGTCTAAACAGATATAAGGCAACAAGAACAAAGATGACGACATTAGCATTTTACATTGAGGCACAAAACTCGGTCACATGTGTTAAACTTACAGGGTCAGATTTCAGGGTGTCAATTAGGCGCCGCACCTGGTTGGGGATTCCTCTGTAGAAAATGAGAGATTTAATAAATGCACAAAATCCTTAAACATAACTCAATGAAAGTGAACCAAACAGACTCACGCTACTTTAGCTCCTGATACTGCAAAGTTGAAACCCGACTCTTTCAGTCCCTTTGACATTCCTTTAATTTTCGGATTGAATTTCCTGAGTATGTCTGtagcaaacaaacaacaacaaaaaacagcaaataataAACAAGTCTCCAATAATTCTGTTACGATGCGACGCTGACATCTAGTGGACAGTTTATGaataacacacaaaaacagagacTCACTGGGTAATGTTGTAACAGTCTCGAGGGCTTCATCGCCTCCAATGctaaaaataacaaacaaaaaaaaaaaaaaacactaagaCTTCATATTACATGTGATGCATTGTCGTGTATATTTGTGAGCCACCCACCTCCAAGATACCCCTTTGTATTCAGTTCGTAACTGTAGTAGGTTCTTTGCTTTTGCACCAAATCCAGTCTGCATGCAGAAAAAGACAGTTATTCTACTCATTTGTATCCATATGAAAGGCTGATTAgggaaaatatttcatattttatttgCATATTAACCTTACCGTTATAGAGTCTCCCAGCGCAGCAATTACTTTAATGTCAGCTGGCCGTAATCTgtgaactaaaaaaaaaaaaaaagaaataatcatGAGGTTTTACAAATAGTCCAACCCTTGTATATATTTTAAGAAAGTCACCTGATGTGGGCACAGAATCAGATGGGGCCATGTTGGTACAGGAAAAGTCACTGCCCCAATgctgaacaacaacaaagggAAATTACTACCTTGTGGCTGATAAGGTTACATGCACAAATAACTGTTGATTCTGTTATTGTGCTGCGTATCAGGTGATAAGATGGGACCTGTGACCTACTGTAGGCGGAGTGGTCGTCGGTAGAGGGCCTGGAAAGGTGTAGTTGCTGTTGACGGCAGTCCTAAAAAATGGGCTGGTCTGGTCACAATAAACAGGACGCTCATTAACACTCATATAAGACAAAAACACTTGGAAAAGATGCATTGTTTATCTCAAATGAAGAGACGATACCTTGGAGGGGCACTTCAAATCGATATCAGCTTCAAAATCCTGCGTAAATGTTTTGTTGCCCACTGGTTCTAACTAGAAGAGCGTTACGGTCAGTGATTGTGATGTgaggaataaaaagagaagcacacataacagaggagaaaagcagGACGCCCACCATGTTGTTCCAAAGAGCTCGAGCCATGAGGGTGTGCGCTTTCTGGCTCAGATGGAAACAGTCGGGGGCAAAGTAGGAGCGATCGGGACGGCCGTCCTTTCAGGAGGAAAAATAGTTGGGCTGGATATTAACATTTCAGGGCAGGAAATGAGGTCTCAGGTGTGTCTGCTCATACCTGTAACCTGGGGAGGTAAATGTCCCTCATGAAGGGCTGTAGCACCACAGAGAAGTTCTCGTGTGTGTCGTACCGTCCAGAGTCAATCAGCTGTCTCATAGCGTGCTGGATCACAAAAATAAGAATATGACCAAATTTCTGATCAACTGACTTTAAACACTAACGCAGGGCCTCTTACCTGATAGGCCTTACTGACATCGttgaccttctgcagctcagctgagcCGTCTTTCGGCTTCAGTATGCACGGACAAATCAAGCTGAAGCAAAAAAAGAACTGTTCAAGACTGACTTTAAGAGTTCAGTTCTTTGGTAAAGACTAAACAAACAACACTCACTTTACAAACCAGGTGGGGCAGCCCAGGGTCGTGTCTTTGTGCAGATCACGCAGCGGCACAATGTTTAACAGCTCCACCAGGTTGACAATTGCCCGAGGCACCTTGTAAAAATGGAAGAAGGGAAACAGAAAGGTTTCAGGTTTGTGATGCTGAGTCAGGAGCTTGTGTGGCAGCGCACAAGGATAAAAACAGTACCTCGCGGTGGAGCAGGTCCAGAGCCTGCTGGATGCGACTGACCACATTCTTGGGTGAGAAAAAGATCTATAGAGACAAAATTCACCTGTCAAATGATGCAACTAATAAACACAGAAGTTCCTCAAATGCATTGATTTCTGTCATTGTTGTTGGATAAAGATGTAATTTTGAATTTGGAAAAATGATTCGTTCTTTGGGAAAATGAATAACCAATTAAGTATATGTGCTATTAGAGTCCTCACGCTGTCTGTGCAGAAGTCACAGATGTCGTTTCCACCGATAAACATGGTGATCACTTTCCAGTCGTTGTGGAAATCAATGCGCTGCAAAGCCAAATATGAGGTAAGATGTTGTGCATATTAGGAACCAACAGCCAACACTGTGTTTCTATAGTTACTCCTCTGTGGCTTACCGCGTCGTTTTTCATTATGTCCACAAGGGTGCGCACTTGCTGCGGCATATCGCTGCGGGGGAAAGTTTTGGAGTTGTCTTTTTAATAAGATTTTATTCAgagtggaggaggtgatgacgaTTACTGACCCACTCTTGGCTCCCGGCACAGCCTGGTTGAGGAAGGCATTGGGAGAGGTTTCATTACATATTCCCTTTGAGAAGCCGGTCACAGAGGGGTTAAACTCCCTCAGGATATCTGAAGACCACAAAACCAAGGAGGGAAACATAATGAAATCTCAGAAACATTTAATCACTAATCACTTTAACTTTTTGattaaatgcaaatgaaaaacagCCCTAATTTTACAGTTTGGTCAAACCTCCCATCTGCATAGAGTTATAGATTTGATAATAAAGTATTGATAAATAAAGTGTAACAGACAGCTTAATTGGGATAACCCTACtattgaacagttttaaaaataagGGACAAACCTACTTGGCAAAGTTGTCACACTTGTGATGTTTTCATCACCACCAATACTGGAAAGTTAATAAAAGGTTCGTTGCATTTAAACTCTTCAAATCATGAGGATTAAAGGGTGCATTTTTAGGTGCTCTTACCTCCATGAAAGTCCTCGGTACTCATCAATCACCAACAGAATGTTGTCTGTCTTCGCTCCCACACCGTTTGCTGCCTGTATCAATGCAGATGGTGGATTGTGCAAATAATtcttcatgcatttttataaaaaactaaaactaaaactCTGTAATCTGTCCTAAACTCTGACTGAGTTAAGATGCTGTCTAATAAAAACACCCAAAGAAAGTAATATACTGTGCTGTACATTTAGCTTGACTCTACCCCTTTTCCAGAGAGGAGAAGTGGGATTTTTAGATGCTTGCAGTGAAGCGCACTTACGGTCAGAGAGTCTCCCACCGCTGCCACAACCTTGATATCAGCAGGTCTCAACTCATTAACTGCACAGAGATTAGATGGGTGAGTCTAACCGATGTTGACTCTCTGTTTCATTATAAAACCTTCAGCTAAAATCATTTACCAGAGGTGGGTGTAGTGGGAGATGGACTGCGGTCTGAACATGGGACTTCAGTGCCCATATCCTGCAAACgttccatttttaatcattCCTGTTTTACGACACTTGTAACATCAAAGACTTACTGGATCTGCTAGCGTGGAGGATCCTTTTTGCTCGTCAGCGGGAGAATTATTCCGTGTCCGCAGGAACGGCCATTTCTGGGATTGGAGATCAAATCCATTGATAAAAATTTTCTCAACTTTATCAATAATTATATGTTTGAGATGGTTTACCTGGGTAGGACAAGGGAAACTGGCGCTGCTGTCCATGTCCTCTGGCAGGCTCAGTGATgggtgaagctggaggaggacagtcAGGATCCACGTTAGagtgaagaaaaaaagccaaactggAAGtaccaaccttttttttttttatcaagcaAGAAGATCAATGCAGGATAAGATATCCTGTATTATCTTTGATTCTATCTCTTATCTAATCACTGGTCCAAGAGATAAACATAATCACTGTCCCATCTTTAGATTTACTCGTTTGTGAGCTGTAACCAAGCACCACCTGTCACAGGAGGAGCTTATCAAAGACAAGCTAaacttaaatgtaaaaaaagttTAGAACTCACCAGGTTCCTCCATAACTGCAAAGCTAAGTGATCTGCCTGCAAATAAATAAGCATTTATACACTGTGACTGGACAGTATGAGTAggtttttaatgctttttacTTACAGAGTTGTGCTCAAGGATGAGCGGAGCAGGCTGCAGCACAGCGGCGAAGTCCATCTTGCTGGTCCACTTGGGATTTTTCAAAACACGGCTTAGAGAGTTCTGTAAAAATAGGAAAAGCAGATTTTTCAGAAGGCAGTCAGCCAGTGAGGATCAGCATAAGCTGTCAACAAAGACATTAAAGTGTTTGACCTGTAGCGATTGGAGAAAAGTTGCTCTCTGTAGTCGCTCGGTGACGTATTTTCCCTCCAGACACTTGCATttgctgaaaataaaacaaaaaaacctcccTGTTATGTGTAATTTCCATCTAATTTGGCTCTGACAGTATTAAAGCAACTCCTCCCACCTGTCCTGTTGCGGACTTGTGCTCCACACAGCAACATG
Protein-coding sequences here:
- the plb1 gene encoding phospholipase B1, membrane-associated isoform X1 encodes the protein MPQRRHHSANADTFVTNRYKNCKYLVQVRKIQIRIKYVVLVVAEDRENEQATETSETRTYLRILCSPVESLSSPSSVHAITPADISAVYLMGIPLSHRRESSTVLTGVKEMMSMFNPEVTVQHVDQMAVPPRNLLDEVEKLSMSVSQQLQMAEWRLVLLFVPADSTCTCSPAVAADISSAVQETEAALQLLQKRLHHTLVHVAVWSTSPQQDSKCKCLEGKYVTERLQRATFLQSLQNSLSRVLKNPKWTSKMDFAAVLQPAPLILEHNSADHLALQLWRNLLHPSLSLPEDMDSSASFPCPTQKWPFLRTRNNSPADEQKGSSTLADPDMGTEVPCSDRSPSPTTPTSVNELRPADIKVVAAVGDSLTAANGVGAKTDNILLVIDEYRGLSWSIGGDENITSVTTLPNILREFNPSVTGFSKGICNETSPNAFLNQAVPGAKSGDMPQQVRTLVDIMKNDARIDFHNDWKVITMFIGGNDICDFCTDSIFFSPKNVVSRIQQALDLLHREVPRAIVNLVELLNIVPLRDLHKDTTLGCPTWFVNLICPCILKPKDGSAELQKVNDVSKAYQHAMRQLIDSGRYDTHENFSVVLQPFMRDIYLPRLQDGRPDRSYFAPDCFHLSQKAHTLMARALWNNMLEPVGNKTFTQDFEADIDLKCPSKTSPFFRTAVNSNYTFPGPLPTTTPPTHWGSDFSCTNMAPSDSVPTSVHRLRPADIKVIAALGDSITTGFGAKAKNLLQLRTEYKGVSWSIGGDEALETVTTLPNILRKFNPKIKGMSKGLKESGFNFAVSGAKVAGIPNQVRRLIDTLKSDPTVDFQNDWKLVTLFIGGNDLCQFCNDRASMSPQNYSLHMMTSLDMLYREVPRTIVHVLEVLEVDGLRKIKRDSLGCSVLQKYVCPCFLLAGENSLELAEAKRFNRELQIKTENLVYGGRYEDKKDFAVVVQPFLKNTVVPLNADSKPDTTYFSVDCFHFSERGHADMAAAMWNNMLEPVGKKQTYNDFANARNTIKCPSEEHPYIFTKVNSFLPSTTAAPGTASTAPSESSTASATQSTGQPLPADCTNTVPVWLTAVLAVTGLLTGCVVTWLLLSCRAKRNKRLMTSAVELRGTLF
- the plb1 gene encoding phospholipase B1, membrane-associated isoform X2, coding for MDYRLIFLFLTIGSCTHNTVVAEDRENEQATETSETRTYLRILCSPVESLSSPSSVHAITPADISAVYLMGIPLSHRRESSTVLTGVKEMMSMFNPEVTVQHVDQMAVPPRNLLDEVEKLSMSVSQQLQMAEWRLVLLFVPADSTCTCSPAVAADISSAVQETEAALQLLQKRLHHTLVHVAVWSTSPQQDSKCKCLEGKYVTERLQRATFLQSLQNSLSRVLKNPKWTSKMDFAAVLQPAPLILEHNSADHLALQLWRNLLHPSLSLPEDMDSSASFPCPTQKWPFLRTRNNSPADEQKGSSTLADPDMGTEVPCSDRSPSPTTPTSVNELRPADIKVVAAVGDSLTAANGVGAKTDNILLVIDEYRGLSWSIGGDENITSVTTLPNILREFNPSVTGFSKGICNETSPNAFLNQAVPGAKSGDMPQQVRTLVDIMKNDARIDFHNDWKVITMFIGGNDICDFCTDSIFFSPKNVVSRIQQALDLLHREVPRAIVNLVELLNIVPLRDLHKDTTLGCPTWFVNLICPCILKPKDGSAELQKVNDVSKAYQHAMRQLIDSGRYDTHENFSVVLQPFMRDIYLPRLQDGRPDRSYFAPDCFHLSQKAHTLMARALWNNMLEPVGNKTFTQDFEADIDLKCPSKTSPFFRTAVNSNYTFPGPLPTTTPPTHWGSDFSCTNMAPSDSVPTSVHRLRPADIKVIAALGDSITTGFGAKAKNLLQLRTEYKGVSWSIGGDEALETVTTLPNILRKFNPKIKGMSKGLKESGFNFAVSGAKVAGIPNQVRRLIDTLKSDPTVDFQNDWKLVTLFIGGNDLCQFCNDRASMSPQNYSLHMMTSLDMLYREVPRTIVHVLEVLEVDGLRKIKRDSLGCSVLQKYVCPCFLLAGENSLELAEAKRFNRELQIKTENLVYGGRYEDKKDFAVVVQPFLKNTVVPLNADSKPDTTYFSVDCFHFSERGHADMAAAMWNNMLEPVGKKQTYNDFANARNTIKCPSEEHPYIFTKVNSFLPSTTAAPGTASTAPSESSTASATQSTGQPLPADCTNTVPVWLTAVLAVTGLLTGCVVTWLLLSCRAKRNKRLMTSAVELRGTLF